The following are from one region of the Trichoplusia ni isolate ovarian cell line Hi5 chromosome 1, tn1, whole genome shotgun sequence genome:
- the LOC113506656 gene encoding JNK-interacting protein 3 isoform X4, whose protein sequence is MYEDSSETIYGTHEDSHVVMSEKVQSLAGSIYQEFERMIARYDEDVVKTLMPLLVNVLECLDSAYQTNQEHEVELELLREDNEQLVTQYEREKAARKHAEQKLLEAEDHFEGERKELTGRLEALDSIVRMLELKHKNSLDHASRLEERENELKREYSKLHERYNELFKTHVDYMERTKLLMSTASDRGEVRGRLGLNPMRSSGPISFGFASLESSMHNVEQTESMPGSPVSLSSSPPSPPTGSDLAAVRTVECAHQTDPITQQSQATSPVAPLLPSTPNTGKSQTKSEKRSGNSLYQELAFQDVDPGIVEGEDGDITGSWVHPGEYASSGMGKEVENLILENNELLATKNALNVVKDDLIVKVDEMTGELEILREEVANLSSAREKLRDRVTELEEEVRHLKETVTTNASGGDNEDEADVPMAQRRRFTRVEMARVLMERNQYKERFMELQDAVRWTEMVRASRVDSTIYKKNKQSIWKFFSNLFSTERPQRPLSTPHLRAVAAPQPSLRHSRTQADFFENQLTDHHNSRRHERSEQFRQVRAHVLKEDGRTQAYGWSLPSKSGQGLKGPSSCTSLSSGGVPVPVPVFCRPIAENEPRMTLLCAAAVNLNGGRTPDGGCMVGESVFYANQDEKNEVTMSLAYEMSKAQLEHSPEVEQINHQLQSTQSTEYAEKNLSSLVWICSSNQNKGIVMIIDANNPAEVIDSFPVTDKHILCVASVPGAVAEDYRDFQERAAGATDKRPTLQSLFCATSVDSVDVPKNANEENDDKDAIVVGSTRLVKATVLTPPSTPVNEPETAPEPQGEQAAEKNEEVNTVPADSPPLSSTPVNGAHLNSPEPGVEAFAQQQTKTDATQNRKMSTVMATMWLGTKSGNLYIHSAVGNYKKCLARVKLNDAILSIVACAYRCIVALADGTVAIFSRLADGQWDFEQYWLLTLGDPKCSVRCLSAVGCTVWCGYRNKVHVIEPRSRLLLHSLEAHPRQESQVRQMACDGDGVWVSIKMDSTLRLYHAHTYQHLKDVDIEPYVSKMLGTGKLGFSLVRITALLISSGRFWIGTSNGVVISVPLSEGSSRDSIGPQPSTSRAPVQPAIASCPTGNIPWCSMAHAHLSFHGHRDAVTFFVAVPGVAGSPARTPESPRRNSPTMPPMLVISGGEGYIDFRIADSEMEDSVVVAEDGSSSGHSSLAERASKSHLIVWQVATA, encoded by the exons ATGTACGAGGATTCCTCAGAGACGATATATGGGACCCATGAAGACTCCCACGTTGTGATGTCGGAGAAGGTCCAGTCACTGGCAGGGAGCATATATCAGGAGTTTGAGCGCATGATAGCGCGCTACGATGAAGATGTAGTGAAGACACTAATGCCCTTGCTGGTGAATGTGCTGGAGTGCCTGGACTCGGCCTACCAGACCAACCAGGAGCATGAGGTGGAGCTCGAGCTGCTGCGCGAGGACAACGAGCAGCTGGTCACGCAATACGAGCGCGAGAAGGCGGCGAGGAAGCACGCAGAGCAGAAG TTGCTGGAAGCGGAAGATCACTTCGAAGGCGAGAGAAAAGAGCTGACAGGTCGACTTGAAGCTCTGGACAGCATTGTCAGAATGCTAGAGCTCAAACATAAAAACTCCTTGGACCATGCGAGCAGGCTCGAAGAACGTGAAAATGAACTTAAGAGG GAATATTCGAAGCTTCACGAGCGTTACAACGAATTGTTCAAGACCCATGTTGATTATATGGAGCGGACTAAGTTATTGATGAGCACTGCAAGTGACAGAGGCGAGGTACGCGGCAGGCTTGGGCTCAATCCCATGCGGTCAAGTG GTCCAATTTCATTCGGCTTCGCTTCCCTAGAGAGTTCTATGCATAATGTAGAGCAGACGGAGAGTATGCCGGGCAGTCCGGTCAGCCTGTCCTCTTCGCCGCCGTCGCCCCCCACCGGCTCCGACCTCGCCGCGGTCAGGACCGTCGAGTGCGCCCACCAAACAGACCCGATCACGCAACAAAGTCAG GCAACGTCGCCAGTGGCACCTCTTCTCCCTAGTACACCAAATACCGGGAAATCTCAAACCAAAAGCGAGAAGCGAAGTGGCAACAGTCTGTACCAAGAGCTGGCCTTCCAGGATGTTGACCCTGGCATCGTTGAAGGGGAAGACGGAGATATTACCg gTAGTTGGGTACACCCTGGAGAATATGCATCCTCGG GAATGGGCAAGGAGGTGGAGAATCTCATTCTGGAGAATAACGAGCTGTTAGCGACGAAGAATGCGCTGAACGTGGTGAAGGACGACCTCATAGTGAAGGTCGACGAGATGACCGGCGAGCTCGAGATCCTCAGGGAGGAGGTCGCCAACCTCAGCTCGGCGAGGGAGAAACTCCGCGACAGGGTCACTGAACTCGAAGAGGAAGTCAGGCACTTGAAG GAGACGGTGACCACGAACGCGAGCGGGGGAGACAACGAGGACGAGGCTGATGTCCCGATGGCGCAGCGCAGGCGCTTCACTCGCGTCGAGATGGCCAGGGTTCTCATGGAACGTAACCAGTATAAG gaGCGATTCATGGAGCTGCAAGACGCAGTCCGCTGGACGGAGATGGTCCGTGCAAGCCGTGTCGACTCCACTATCTACAAGAAGAACAAACAGAGCATATGGAAGTTTTTTAGTAACCTCTTCAG TACGGAGAGACCGCAGCGCCCTCTATCGACGCCGCACCTCCGCGCTGTCGCCGCCCCGCAGCCCTCGCTGCGCCACTCCAGAACCCAAGCAGACTTCTTCGAGAACCAGCTCACTGATCACCACAACTCCAGGAGACATGAGCGAAGCGAGCAGTTCCGACAG GTGCGGGCGCATGTTCTCAAGGAGGACGGACGCACGCAGGCCTACGGCTGGAGCCTGCCCAGCAAGAGCGGGCAGGGACTGAAGGGCCCGAGCTCATGCACCTCACTGTCGTCGGGCGGTGTCCCGGTACCCGTACCTGTGTTCTGCAG GCCAATAGCAGAAAACGAGCCACGTATGACGTTGCTTTGCGCTGCCGCTGTCAATCTGAACGGAGGTCGCACTCCGGACGGCGGCTGTATGGTCGGCGAGAGCGTCTTCTACGCCAACCAAGATGAGAAGAATGAAGTGACGATGTCGTTAG CGTATGAGATGAGTAAAGCGCAGCTGGAACATTCTCCTGAAGTAGAACAGATTAACCACCAGCTTCAATCCACCCAAAGTACTGAATATGCGGAAAAAAACTTATCGTCTCTCGTTTGGATATGTTCCAGCAATCAGAATAAAGGAATTGTTATG ATAATTGACGCCAACAATCCAGCGGAGGTTATAGATTCCTTCCCGGTGACGGATAAGCACATTCTATGCGTCGCCTCTGTACCGGGCGCTGTGGCTGAAGACTACAGAGATTTCCAAGAGCGGGCCGCTGGGGCGACCGACAAGAGACCAACG TTACAGTCTCTCTTCTGCGCCACCTCGGTTGACTCCGTGGACGTTCCAAAGAATGCTAATGAAGAAAATGATGACAAGGACGCTATTGTTGTAGGCAGCACACGCTTA GTAAAAGCCACAGTTCTCACACCGCCAAGCACGCCTGTAAACGAACCGGAGACTGCGCCCGAACCGCAGGGCGAACAAGCCGCTGAGAAGAATGAAGAGGTCAACACCGTGCCCGCAGACAGCCCACCGCTTAGCTCAACACCTGTTAATG GTGCACATTTGAACTCGCCTGAACCCGGCGTCGAAGCCTTCGCGCAGCAGCAAACAAAAACAGATGCAACTCAGAACCGCAAGATGTCGACTGTGATGGCGACGATGTGGCTCGGAACCAAGAGCGGGAACCTTTACATACACTCCGCTGTAGGGAACTATAAGAAATGCTTAGCAAG ggTGAAGTTGAACGACGCGATCCTGTCCATAGTGGCTTGTGCTTACCGCTGTATCGTGGCGCTCGCTGATGGCACCGTCGCCATATTCTCAAGGCTCGCTGATGGCCAGTGGGACTTCGAACAATACTGGTTACTGACGCTCGGCGATCCGAAGTGTTCTG TACGTTGTCTAAGCGCCGTGGGCTGCACGGTGTGGTGCGGCTACCGCAACAAGGTGCATGTGATCGAGCCGCGCTCGCGACTGCTTCTGCACTCGCTTGAGGCGCACCCCCGTCAGGAGAGCCAAGTGCGACAGATGGCCTGCGATGGTGACGGCGTTTGG GTCTCCATCAAAATGGACTCAACGCTTCGCCTCTACCACGCTCACACGTACCAACACTTGAAGGACGTGGACATCGAGCCTTACGTCAGCAAGATGCTCGGTACCGGCAAGCTCGGCTTCTCACTAGTCCGGATCACGGCTCTCCTGATCAGTTCGGGACGGTTCTGGATCGGGACGAGCAATGGAGTTGTGATATCTGTGCCGCTGTCTGAAGGCTCCAGCCGAGATTCTATTGGACCGCAGCCGTCGACGTCACGCGCGCCTGTTCAAC CTGCCATAGCATCATGTCCTACGGGCAACATACCGTGGTGTTCGATGGCTCACGCGCACCTCAGCTTCCACGGTCACCGGGACGCGGTCACTTTCTTCGTGGCAGTGCCCGGCGTCGCCGGATCTCCGGCCCGGACGCCCGAGTCGCCGCGACGAAACTCACCGACCATGCCGCCCATGCTGGTCATATCAGGCGGCGAAGGATACATCGACTTCAGAATAG CTGACTCAGAAATGGAGGACAGTGTAGTGGTTGCGGAGGACGGGTCGTCGAGCGGGCACAGCTCGCTGGCGGAGCGCGCCTCCAAGAGCCACCTGATAGTGTGGCAAGTGGCGACCGCCTAA
- the LOC113506656 gene encoding JNK-interacting protein 3 isoform X3 produces MYEDSSETIYGTHEDSHVVMSEKVQSLAGSIYQEFERMIARYDEDVVKTLMPLLVNVLECLDSAYQTNQEHEVELELLREDNEQLVTQYEREKAARKHAEQKLLEAEDHFEGERKELTGRLEALDSIVRMLELKHKNSLDHASRLEERENELKREYSKLHERYNELFKTHVDYMERTKLLMSTASDRGEVRGRLGLNPMRSSGPISFGFASLESSMHNVEQTESMPGSPVSLSSSPPSPPTGSDLAAVRTVECAHQTDPITQQSQATSPVAPLLPSTPNTGKSQTKSEKRSGNSLYQELAFQDVDPGIVEGEDGDITGSWVHPGEYASSVNDNYFGMGKEVENLILENNELLATKNALNVVKDDLIVKVDEMTGELEILREEVANLSSAREKLRDRVTELEEEVRHLKETVTTNASGGDNEDEADVPMAQRRRFTRVEMARVLMERNQYKERFMELQDAVRWTEMVRASRVDSTIYKKNKQSIWKFFSNLFSTERPQRPLSTPHLRAVAAPQPSLRHSRTQADFFENQLTDHHNSRRHERSEQFRQVRAHVLKEDGRTQAYGWSLPSKSGQGLKGPSSCTSLSSGGVPVPVPVFCRPIAENEPRMTLLCAAAVNLNGGRTPDGGCMVGESVFYANQDEKNEVTMSLAYEMSKAQLEHSPEVEQINHQLQSTQSTEYAEKNLSSLVWICSSNQNKGIVMIIDANNPAEVIDSFPVTDKHILCVASVPGAVAEDYRDFQERAAGATDKRPTSLFCATSVDSVDVPKNANEENDDKDAIVVGSTRLVKATVLTPPSTPVNEPETAPEPQGEQAAEKNEEVNTVPADSPPLSSTPVNGAHLNSPEPGVEAFAQQQTKTDATQNRKMSTVMATMWLGTKSGNLYIHSAVGNYKKCLARVKLNDAILSIVACAYRCIVALADGTVAIFSRLADGQWDFEQYWLLTLGDPKCSVRCLSAVGCTVWCGYRNKVHVIEPRSRLLLHSLEAHPRQESQVRQMACDGDGVWVSIKMDSTLRLYHAHTYQHLKDVDIEPYVSKMLGTGKLGFSLVRITALLISSGRFWIGTSNGVVISVPLSEGSSRDSIGPQPSTSRAPVQPAIASCPTGNIPWCSMAHAHLSFHGHRDAVTFFVAVPGVAGSPARTPESPRRNSPTMPPMLVISGGEGYIDFRIADSEMEDSVVVAEDGSSSGHSSLAERASKSHLIVWQVATA; encoded by the exons ATGTACGAGGATTCCTCAGAGACGATATATGGGACCCATGAAGACTCCCACGTTGTGATGTCGGAGAAGGTCCAGTCACTGGCAGGGAGCATATATCAGGAGTTTGAGCGCATGATAGCGCGCTACGATGAAGATGTAGTGAAGACACTAATGCCCTTGCTGGTGAATGTGCTGGAGTGCCTGGACTCGGCCTACCAGACCAACCAGGAGCATGAGGTGGAGCTCGAGCTGCTGCGCGAGGACAACGAGCAGCTGGTCACGCAATACGAGCGCGAGAAGGCGGCGAGGAAGCACGCAGAGCAGAAG TTGCTGGAAGCGGAAGATCACTTCGAAGGCGAGAGAAAAGAGCTGACAGGTCGACTTGAAGCTCTGGACAGCATTGTCAGAATGCTAGAGCTCAAACATAAAAACTCCTTGGACCATGCGAGCAGGCTCGAAGAACGTGAAAATGAACTTAAGAGG GAATATTCGAAGCTTCACGAGCGTTACAACGAATTGTTCAAGACCCATGTTGATTATATGGAGCGGACTAAGTTATTGATGAGCACTGCAAGTGACAGAGGCGAGGTACGCGGCAGGCTTGGGCTCAATCCCATGCGGTCAAGTG GTCCAATTTCATTCGGCTTCGCTTCCCTAGAGAGTTCTATGCATAATGTAGAGCAGACGGAGAGTATGCCGGGCAGTCCGGTCAGCCTGTCCTCTTCGCCGCCGTCGCCCCCCACCGGCTCCGACCTCGCCGCGGTCAGGACCGTCGAGTGCGCCCACCAAACAGACCCGATCACGCAACAAAGTCAG GCAACGTCGCCAGTGGCACCTCTTCTCCCTAGTACACCAAATACCGGGAAATCTCAAACCAAAAGCGAGAAGCGAAGTGGCAACAGTCTGTACCAAGAGCTGGCCTTCCAGGATGTTGACCCTGGCATCGTTGAAGGGGAAGACGGAGATATTACCg gTAGTTGGGTACACCCTGGAGAATATGCATCCTCGG TTAACGACAATTATTTCG GAATGGGCAAGGAGGTGGAGAATCTCATTCTGGAGAATAACGAGCTGTTAGCGACGAAGAATGCGCTGAACGTGGTGAAGGACGACCTCATAGTGAAGGTCGACGAGATGACCGGCGAGCTCGAGATCCTCAGGGAGGAGGTCGCCAACCTCAGCTCGGCGAGGGAGAAACTCCGCGACAGGGTCACTGAACTCGAAGAGGAAGTCAGGCACTTGAAG GAGACGGTGACCACGAACGCGAGCGGGGGAGACAACGAGGACGAGGCTGATGTCCCGATGGCGCAGCGCAGGCGCTTCACTCGCGTCGAGATGGCCAGGGTTCTCATGGAACGTAACCAGTATAAG gaGCGATTCATGGAGCTGCAAGACGCAGTCCGCTGGACGGAGATGGTCCGTGCAAGCCGTGTCGACTCCACTATCTACAAGAAGAACAAACAGAGCATATGGAAGTTTTTTAGTAACCTCTTCAG TACGGAGAGACCGCAGCGCCCTCTATCGACGCCGCACCTCCGCGCTGTCGCCGCCCCGCAGCCCTCGCTGCGCCACTCCAGAACCCAAGCAGACTTCTTCGAGAACCAGCTCACTGATCACCACAACTCCAGGAGACATGAGCGAAGCGAGCAGTTCCGACAG GTGCGGGCGCATGTTCTCAAGGAGGACGGACGCACGCAGGCCTACGGCTGGAGCCTGCCCAGCAAGAGCGGGCAGGGACTGAAGGGCCCGAGCTCATGCACCTCACTGTCGTCGGGCGGTGTCCCGGTACCCGTACCTGTGTTCTGCAG GCCAATAGCAGAAAACGAGCCACGTATGACGTTGCTTTGCGCTGCCGCTGTCAATCTGAACGGAGGTCGCACTCCGGACGGCGGCTGTATGGTCGGCGAGAGCGTCTTCTACGCCAACCAAGATGAGAAGAATGAAGTGACGATGTCGTTAG CGTATGAGATGAGTAAAGCGCAGCTGGAACATTCTCCTGAAGTAGAACAGATTAACCACCAGCTTCAATCCACCCAAAGTACTGAATATGCGGAAAAAAACTTATCGTCTCTCGTTTGGATATGTTCCAGCAATCAGAATAAAGGAATTGTTATG ATAATTGACGCCAACAATCCAGCGGAGGTTATAGATTCCTTCCCGGTGACGGATAAGCACATTCTATGCGTCGCCTCTGTACCGGGCGCTGTGGCTGAAGACTACAGAGATTTCCAAGAGCGGGCCGCTGGGGCGACCGACAAGAGACCAACG TCTCTCTTCTGCGCCACCTCGGTTGACTCCGTGGACGTTCCAAAGAATGCTAATGAAGAAAATGATGACAAGGACGCTATTGTTGTAGGCAGCACACGCTTA GTAAAAGCCACAGTTCTCACACCGCCAAGCACGCCTGTAAACGAACCGGAGACTGCGCCCGAACCGCAGGGCGAACAAGCCGCTGAGAAGAATGAAGAGGTCAACACCGTGCCCGCAGACAGCCCACCGCTTAGCTCAACACCTGTTAATG GTGCACATTTGAACTCGCCTGAACCCGGCGTCGAAGCCTTCGCGCAGCAGCAAACAAAAACAGATGCAACTCAGAACCGCAAGATGTCGACTGTGATGGCGACGATGTGGCTCGGAACCAAGAGCGGGAACCTTTACATACACTCCGCTGTAGGGAACTATAAGAAATGCTTAGCAAG ggTGAAGTTGAACGACGCGATCCTGTCCATAGTGGCTTGTGCTTACCGCTGTATCGTGGCGCTCGCTGATGGCACCGTCGCCATATTCTCAAGGCTCGCTGATGGCCAGTGGGACTTCGAACAATACTGGTTACTGACGCTCGGCGATCCGAAGTGTTCTG TACGTTGTCTAAGCGCCGTGGGCTGCACGGTGTGGTGCGGCTACCGCAACAAGGTGCATGTGATCGAGCCGCGCTCGCGACTGCTTCTGCACTCGCTTGAGGCGCACCCCCGTCAGGAGAGCCAAGTGCGACAGATGGCCTGCGATGGTGACGGCGTTTGG GTCTCCATCAAAATGGACTCAACGCTTCGCCTCTACCACGCTCACACGTACCAACACTTGAAGGACGTGGACATCGAGCCTTACGTCAGCAAGATGCTCGGTACCGGCAAGCTCGGCTTCTCACTAGTCCGGATCACGGCTCTCCTGATCAGTTCGGGACGGTTCTGGATCGGGACGAGCAATGGAGTTGTGATATCTGTGCCGCTGTCTGAAGGCTCCAGCCGAGATTCTATTGGACCGCAGCCGTCGACGTCACGCGCGCCTGTTCAAC CTGCCATAGCATCATGTCCTACGGGCAACATACCGTGGTGTTCGATGGCTCACGCGCACCTCAGCTTCCACGGTCACCGGGACGCGGTCACTTTCTTCGTGGCAGTGCCCGGCGTCGCCGGATCTCCGGCCCGGACGCCCGAGTCGCCGCGACGAAACTCACCGACCATGCCGCCCATGCTGGTCATATCAGGCGGCGAAGGATACATCGACTTCAGAATAG CTGACTCAGAAATGGAGGACAGTGTAGTGGTTGCGGAGGACGGGTCGTCGAGCGGGCACAGCTCGCTGGCGGAGCGCGCCTCCAAGAGCCACCTGATAGTGTGGCAAGTGGCGACCGCCTAA
- the LOC113506656 gene encoding JNK-interacting protein 3 isoform X2, giving the protein MYEDSSETIYGTHEDSHVVMSEKVQSLAGSIYQEFERMIARYDEDVVKTLMPLLVNVLECLDSAYQTNQEHEVELELLREDNEQLVTQYEREKAARKHAEQKLLEAEDHFEGERKELTGRLEALDSIVRMLELKHKNSLDHASRLEERENELKREYSKLHERYNELFKTHVDYMERTKLLMSTASDRGEVRGRLGLNPMRSSGPISFGFASLESSMHNVEQTESMPGSPVSLSSSPPSPPTGSDLAAVRTVECAHQTDPITQQSQATSPVAPLLPSTPNTGKSQTKSEKRSGNSLYQELAFQDVDPGIVEGEDGDITGSWVHPGEYASSVNDNYFGMGKEVENLILENNELLATKNALNVVKDDLIVKVDEMTGELEILREEVANLSSAREKLRDRVTELEEEVRHLKTVTTNASGGDNEDEADVPMAQRRRFTRVEMARVLMERNQYKERFMELQDAVRWTEMVRASRVDSTIYKKNKQSIWKFFSNLFSTERPQRPLSTPHLRAVAAPQPSLRHSRTQADFFENQLTDHHNSRRHERSEQFRQVRAHVLKEDGRTQAYGWSLPSKSGQGLKGPSSCTSLSSGGVPVPVPVFCRPIAENEPRMTLLCAAAVNLNGGRTPDGGCMVGESVFYANQDEKNEVTMSLAYEMSKAQLEHSPEVEQINHQLQSTQSTEYAEKNLSSLVWICSSNQNKGIVMIIDANNPAEVIDSFPVTDKHILCVASVPGAVAEDYRDFQERAAGATDKRPTLQSLFCATSVDSVDVPKNANEENDDKDAIVVGSTRLVKATVLTPPSTPVNEPETAPEPQGEQAAEKNEEVNTVPADSPPLSSTPVNGAHLNSPEPGVEAFAQQQTKTDATQNRKMSTVMATMWLGTKSGNLYIHSAVGNYKKCLARVKLNDAILSIVACAYRCIVALADGTVAIFSRLADGQWDFEQYWLLTLGDPKCSVRCLSAVGCTVWCGYRNKVHVIEPRSRLLLHSLEAHPRQESQVRQMACDGDGVWVSIKMDSTLRLYHAHTYQHLKDVDIEPYVSKMLGTGKLGFSLVRITALLISSGRFWIGTSNGVVISVPLSEGSSRDSIGPQPSTSRAPVQPAIASCPTGNIPWCSMAHAHLSFHGHRDAVTFFVAVPGVAGSPARTPESPRRNSPTMPPMLVISGGEGYIDFRIADSEMEDSVVVAEDGSSSGHSSLAERASKSHLIVWQVATA; this is encoded by the exons ATGTACGAGGATTCCTCAGAGACGATATATGGGACCCATGAAGACTCCCACGTTGTGATGTCGGAGAAGGTCCAGTCACTGGCAGGGAGCATATATCAGGAGTTTGAGCGCATGATAGCGCGCTACGATGAAGATGTAGTGAAGACACTAATGCCCTTGCTGGTGAATGTGCTGGAGTGCCTGGACTCGGCCTACCAGACCAACCAGGAGCATGAGGTGGAGCTCGAGCTGCTGCGCGAGGACAACGAGCAGCTGGTCACGCAATACGAGCGCGAGAAGGCGGCGAGGAAGCACGCAGAGCAGAAG TTGCTGGAAGCGGAAGATCACTTCGAAGGCGAGAGAAAAGAGCTGACAGGTCGACTTGAAGCTCTGGACAGCATTGTCAGAATGCTAGAGCTCAAACATAAAAACTCCTTGGACCATGCGAGCAGGCTCGAAGAACGTGAAAATGAACTTAAGAGG GAATATTCGAAGCTTCACGAGCGTTACAACGAATTGTTCAAGACCCATGTTGATTATATGGAGCGGACTAAGTTATTGATGAGCACTGCAAGTGACAGAGGCGAGGTACGCGGCAGGCTTGGGCTCAATCCCATGCGGTCAAGTG GTCCAATTTCATTCGGCTTCGCTTCCCTAGAGAGTTCTATGCATAATGTAGAGCAGACGGAGAGTATGCCGGGCAGTCCGGTCAGCCTGTCCTCTTCGCCGCCGTCGCCCCCCACCGGCTCCGACCTCGCCGCGGTCAGGACCGTCGAGTGCGCCCACCAAACAGACCCGATCACGCAACAAAGTCAG GCAACGTCGCCAGTGGCACCTCTTCTCCCTAGTACACCAAATACCGGGAAATCTCAAACCAAAAGCGAGAAGCGAAGTGGCAACAGTCTGTACCAAGAGCTGGCCTTCCAGGATGTTGACCCTGGCATCGTTGAAGGGGAAGACGGAGATATTACCg gTAGTTGGGTACACCCTGGAGAATATGCATCCTCGG TTAACGACAATTATTTCG GAATGGGCAAGGAGGTGGAGAATCTCATTCTGGAGAATAACGAGCTGTTAGCGACGAAGAATGCGCTGAACGTGGTGAAGGACGACCTCATAGTGAAGGTCGACGAGATGACCGGCGAGCTCGAGATCCTCAGGGAGGAGGTCGCCAACCTCAGCTCGGCGAGGGAGAAACTCCGCGACAGGGTCACTGAACTCGAAGAGGAAGTCAGGCACTTGAAG ACGGTGACCACGAACGCGAGCGGGGGAGACAACGAGGACGAGGCTGATGTCCCGATGGCGCAGCGCAGGCGCTTCACTCGCGTCGAGATGGCCAGGGTTCTCATGGAACGTAACCAGTATAAG gaGCGATTCATGGAGCTGCAAGACGCAGTCCGCTGGACGGAGATGGTCCGTGCAAGCCGTGTCGACTCCACTATCTACAAGAAGAACAAACAGAGCATATGGAAGTTTTTTAGTAACCTCTTCAG TACGGAGAGACCGCAGCGCCCTCTATCGACGCCGCACCTCCGCGCTGTCGCCGCCCCGCAGCCCTCGCTGCGCCACTCCAGAACCCAAGCAGACTTCTTCGAGAACCAGCTCACTGATCACCACAACTCCAGGAGACATGAGCGAAGCGAGCAGTTCCGACAG GTGCGGGCGCATGTTCTCAAGGAGGACGGACGCACGCAGGCCTACGGCTGGAGCCTGCCCAGCAAGAGCGGGCAGGGACTGAAGGGCCCGAGCTCATGCACCTCACTGTCGTCGGGCGGTGTCCCGGTACCCGTACCTGTGTTCTGCAG GCCAATAGCAGAAAACGAGCCACGTATGACGTTGCTTTGCGCTGCCGCTGTCAATCTGAACGGAGGTCGCACTCCGGACGGCGGCTGTATGGTCGGCGAGAGCGTCTTCTACGCCAACCAAGATGAGAAGAATGAAGTGACGATGTCGTTAG CGTATGAGATGAGTAAAGCGCAGCTGGAACATTCTCCTGAAGTAGAACAGATTAACCACCAGCTTCAATCCACCCAAAGTACTGAATATGCGGAAAAAAACTTATCGTCTCTCGTTTGGATATGTTCCAGCAATCAGAATAAAGGAATTGTTATG ATAATTGACGCCAACAATCCAGCGGAGGTTATAGATTCCTTCCCGGTGACGGATAAGCACATTCTATGCGTCGCCTCTGTACCGGGCGCTGTGGCTGAAGACTACAGAGATTTCCAAGAGCGGGCCGCTGGGGCGACCGACAAGAGACCAACG TTACAGTCTCTCTTCTGCGCCACCTCGGTTGACTCCGTGGACGTTCCAAAGAATGCTAATGAAGAAAATGATGACAAGGACGCTATTGTTGTAGGCAGCACACGCTTA GTAAAAGCCACAGTTCTCACACCGCCAAGCACGCCTGTAAACGAACCGGAGACTGCGCCCGAACCGCAGGGCGAACAAGCCGCTGAGAAGAATGAAGAGGTCAACACCGTGCCCGCAGACAGCCCACCGCTTAGCTCAACACCTGTTAATG GTGCACATTTGAACTCGCCTGAACCCGGCGTCGAAGCCTTCGCGCAGCAGCAAACAAAAACAGATGCAACTCAGAACCGCAAGATGTCGACTGTGATGGCGACGATGTGGCTCGGAACCAAGAGCGGGAACCTTTACATACACTCCGCTGTAGGGAACTATAAGAAATGCTTAGCAAG ggTGAAGTTGAACGACGCGATCCTGTCCATAGTGGCTTGTGCTTACCGCTGTATCGTGGCGCTCGCTGATGGCACCGTCGCCATATTCTCAAGGCTCGCTGATGGCCAGTGGGACTTCGAACAATACTGGTTACTGACGCTCGGCGATCCGAAGTGTTCTG TACGTTGTCTAAGCGCCGTGGGCTGCACGGTGTGGTGCGGCTACCGCAACAAGGTGCATGTGATCGAGCCGCGCTCGCGACTGCTTCTGCACTCGCTTGAGGCGCACCCCCGTCAGGAGAGCCAAGTGCGACAGATGGCCTGCGATGGTGACGGCGTTTGG GTCTCCATCAAAATGGACTCAACGCTTCGCCTCTACCACGCTCACACGTACCAACACTTGAAGGACGTGGACATCGAGCCTTACGTCAGCAAGATGCTCGGTACCGGCAAGCTCGGCTTCTCACTAGTCCGGATCACGGCTCTCCTGATCAGTTCGGGACGGTTCTGGATCGGGACGAGCAATGGAGTTGTGATATCTGTGCCGCTGTCTGAAGGCTCCAGCCGAGATTCTATTGGACCGCAGCCGTCGACGTCACGCGCGCCTGTTCAAC CTGCCATAGCATCATGTCCTACGGGCAACATACCGTGGTGTTCGATGGCTCACGCGCACCTCAGCTTCCACGGTCACCGGGACGCGGTCACTTTCTTCGTGGCAGTGCCCGGCGTCGCCGGATCTCCGGCCCGGACGCCCGAGTCGCCGCGACGAAACTCACCGACCATGCCGCCCATGCTGGTCATATCAGGCGGCGAAGGATACATCGACTTCAGAATAG CTGACTCAGAAATGGAGGACAGTGTAGTGGTTGCGGAGGACGGGTCGTCGAGCGGGCACAGCTCGCTGGCGGAGCGCGCCTCCAAGAGCCACCTGATAGTGTGGCAAGTGGCGACCGCCTAA